The proteins below come from a single Actinomycetes bacterium genomic window:
- a CDS encoding MFS transporter, which produces MSQATDVKTEGAYRRVWANREARGLLVAQATSELGDQMARVALALLILAETDNLVLSALTLAVSFIPGIFGAAILGSLADRFPRRQVMLASDLSRFVLVGLLAVGAALGSSVWALFSLLLVTEFVSMPFQAARASLYPDVLPDPADFMTAQGTSRSVHLATQVIGSVFGALLVGLINPQFALAVDAATFLASYLVLRAMVRPRPSADSGGTSARRLAADLRRGAGELFGDRVRRSITFLAWGSSVFMVAPEAVALAYQPGLSSFMGGILLASVPAGSVVGFVLLRRVPVRDQVRLLLPLAALACLPLFATAINPPPLVAAALWFVSGMLTAYVITVIALVTMFTARERRGRVLGVAAAGFNAATVTAFALAGWLAGFPQLGPARTVSLAGAAGLVMIALLRASWPTEEIEAAV; this is translated from the coding sequence GTGAGCCAAGCAACCGACGTCAAGACCGAGGGCGCCTACCGGCGGGTGTGGGCCAATCGGGAGGCTCGTGGGCTCCTCGTCGCGCAGGCCACGTCCGAGCTGGGCGACCAGATGGCCCGGGTGGCCCTCGCGCTCCTCATCCTGGCGGAGACGGACAACCTGGTCCTGTCGGCGCTGACGCTGGCGGTGTCGTTCATCCCGGGCATCTTCGGGGCGGCGATCCTGGGGTCGCTGGCAGACCGGTTCCCGCGACGCCAGGTCATGTTGGCGAGCGACCTGTCCCGCTTCGTCCTGGTCGGGCTGCTGGCCGTGGGCGCCGCTCTCGGCTCGTCGGTGTGGGCGCTGTTCTCGCTGCTGCTGGTGACCGAGTTCGTCTCGATGCCGTTCCAGGCGGCTCGCGCCTCCCTGTACCCGGACGTGCTCCCCGACCCCGCAGACTTCATGACGGCTCAGGGCACCTCCCGCAGCGTGCACCTGGCCACTCAGGTGATCGGGTCGGTCTTCGGTGCGCTGCTCGTCGGCCTGATCAACCCCCAGTTCGCCCTGGCCGTCGACGCGGCCACGTTCCTGGCGTCGTACCTGGTGCTGCGGGCCATGGTGCGGCCCCGCCCCTCCGCCGACTCGGGTGGCACCTCGGCCCGGCGGTTGGCCGCTGACCTTCGGCGAGGGGCCGGTGAGCTGTTCGGGGACCGGGTGCGACGCTCGATCACCTTCCTGGCCTGGGGATCGTCGGTGTTCATGGTGGCTCCGGAAGCGGTGGCGCTGGCCTACCAGCCCGGTCTCTCCTCGTTCATGGGCGGGATCCTGCTGGCCAGCGTCCCGGCGGGCTCCGTGGTTGGGTTCGTGCTGCTGCGCCGCGTGCCGGTCCGCGACCAGGTCCGGTTGCTGCTGCCGCTGGCTGCGCTGGCCTGCCTGCCGCTGTTCGCCACGGCCATCAACCCGCCGCCGCTCGTGGCGGCTGCGCTGTGGTTCGTCTCGGGCATGCTCACCGCCTACGTGATCACGGTGATCGCCCTGGTCACGATGTTCACCGCTCGGGAACGGCGCGGCCGGGTGCTGGGCGTGGCTGCGGCCGGCTTCAACGCGGCCACGGTGACCGCGTTCGCGCTCGCCGGCTGGCTGGCCGGTTTCCCCCAGCTGGGGCCGGCCCGCACGGTCTCGCTGGCCGGCGCAGCCGGCCTGGTCATGATCGCTCTGCTGCGAGCCAGCTGGCCCACCGAGGAGATCGA
- a CDS encoding bifunctional [glutamine synthetase] adenylyltransferase/[glutamine synthetase]-adenylyl-L-tyrosine phosphorylase, with amino-acid sequence MTESGRTATLAGQLARLGFADVSKAGRLLSDPALAALADRPGFLDSVGSAPDPDLALLGLVRLVEAAPDAERAALVESLDGDEELRGRLLTVLGTSTALADHLVRHPEHWRAASGSGRRSPVQLRTLLLTAVHADPNVSTPTSALPPAEGADALRVAYRHALLALVAGDLAGGASLEDVGGELADLAGATLEAALALARAELPDGAEPCRLAVIAMGKCGGRELNYVSDVDVIFVAEPVDGGDEKAALATATALASGLMRACSAQTGEGVIWPVDAGLRPEGKAGALVRTLASHLAYYQKWAQTWEFQALLKARPVAGDPALGAAYVEAVAPFVWRAADRERFVEDVQAMRRRVEGRLPAKDADRELKLGPGGLRDVEFAVQLLQLVHGRSDVFVRSPTTLVALEQLSTHGYVGRADAADLDHAYRFLRTMEHRIQLFRLRRTHVLPTGEEDLRRLARSMGYRSDAVAELESAWRAHARQVRRLHEKLFYRPLLNAVARLEPGEARLTPEAARQRLEALGYSDPAGALRHLEALTSGVTRRAAIQRTLLPVLLGWFAEAPDPDAGLLGFRRVSDELGTSHWYLGLLRDAGAAAQRLALVLGSSRFATDLLLRAPEAVRLLADDEELVPRDRPALIAEMLAAAGRYDDPEDAARAVRAVRRRELFRVATADLLGRLEIDQVGRALSDIAAATLAGGLDAAVRAVEATLDGPLPVRFLIVGMGSLGGEQLGYGSDADVLFVHDPLPDTGEQPAAEAALAVATTLQRLLALPAPDPPLRVDADLRPEGRQGPLVRSLASYAAYYDRWSLVWESQALLRAEPIAGDEELGRRFLALVEPVRHPADGLSEADVREVRRIKARVESERLPRGADPAGHLKLGPGGLADVEWTVQLLQLRHAGQLPQLRTPRTLEALVAAIGAGLLDEADAQTLSAAWRLASRIRNAQLLVRGRSRDTLPGDSRELAAVARVVGYAPGHTGDLVEDYRRAARRARGVVERVFYA; translated from the coding sequence CGGCGACGAGGAGCTCCGCGGCCGGCTGCTCACGGTGCTCGGCACCAGCACGGCGCTGGCCGACCACCTGGTGCGGCACCCGGAGCACTGGCGGGCGGCGAGCGGCAGCGGGCGCCGCTCCCCGGTGCAGCTGCGCACGCTGCTGCTGACCGCCGTCCACGCCGACCCGAACGTGTCGACGCCCACGTCCGCGCTCCCGCCCGCCGAGGGCGCCGACGCCCTGCGGGTGGCCTACCGGCACGCCTTGCTGGCGCTGGTGGCCGGCGACCTCGCCGGCGGGGCGTCGCTGGAGGACGTCGGGGGAGAGCTCGCCGACCTGGCCGGGGCCACCTTGGAGGCGGCCCTGGCGCTGGCCCGCGCCGAGCTGCCCGACGGCGCCGAACCGTGCCGGCTGGCCGTGATCGCCATGGGCAAGTGCGGCGGCCGGGAGCTGAACTACGTCAGCGACGTCGACGTCATCTTCGTGGCCGAACCGGTCGACGGCGGTGACGAGAAGGCGGCCCTGGCCACGGCCACGGCGCTGGCCTCCGGCCTGATGCGGGCCTGCTCGGCGCAGACCGGCGAGGGCGTCATTTGGCCGGTGGACGCCGGCCTGCGCCCGGAGGGCAAGGCCGGGGCGCTGGTGCGGACGCTGGCCAGCCACCTGGCCTACTACCAGAAATGGGCCCAGACCTGGGAGTTCCAGGCGCTGCTCAAGGCCCGGCCGGTCGCGGGAGACCCGGCGCTCGGCGCCGCGTACGTCGAGGCGGTGGCCCCGTTCGTGTGGCGGGCGGCCGACCGGGAGCGCTTCGTCGAGGACGTCCAGGCGATGCGCCGCCGGGTGGAGGGCAGGCTGCCGGCCAAGGACGCCGACCGCGAGCTCAAGCTCGGTCCTGGGGGGCTGCGCGACGTCGAGTTCGCCGTCCAGCTGCTGCAGCTCGTGCACGGGCGCAGCGACGTGTTCGTGCGCAGCCCGACCACGCTGGTGGCGCTGGAGCAGCTGTCCACCCATGGCTACGTCGGTCGGGCGGACGCCGCCGACCTGGACCACGCCTACCGGTTCCTGCGCACCATGGAGCACCGGATCCAGCTGTTCCGGCTGCGCCGGACGCACGTGCTACCCACCGGGGAGGAGGACCTGCGCCGGCTGGCCCGGTCCATGGGCTACCGGTCGGACGCCGTGGCCGAGCTGGAGTCGGCCTGGCGCGCGCACGCCCGGCAGGTCCGGCGGCTGCACGAGAAGCTGTTCTACCGCCCGCTGCTCAACGCGGTGGCCCGGCTGGAGCCGGGAGAGGCCCGGCTCACCCCCGAGGCGGCCCGGCAGCGGCTGGAGGCGCTCGGCTACAGCGACCCGGCCGGGGCGCTGCGCCACCTTGAGGCGCTGACCTCCGGGGTGACCCGGCGGGCCGCCATCCAGCGCACCCTGCTGCCGGTGCTGCTCGGCTGGTTCGCCGAGGCGCCGGACCCCGACGCCGGCCTGCTCGGCTTCCGCCGGGTGTCCGACGAGCTGGGCACCTCGCACTGGTACCTGGGGCTGCTGCGGGACGCCGGGGCAGCCGCCCAGCGGCTGGCCTTGGTACTCGGCTCCTCGCGGTTCGCCACCGACCTCCTGCTTCGCGCGCCGGAGGCGGTGCGGCTGCTGGCCGACGACGAGGAGCTGGTGCCACGCGATCGACCGGCGCTCATCGCCGAGATGCTGGCGGCCGCCGGCCGCTACGACGACCCGGAGGACGCGGCCCGTGCGGTGCGAGCGGTGCGCCGACGCGAGCTGTTCCGGGTGGCCACCGCCGACCTGCTCGGCCGGCTGGAGATCGACCAGGTGGGCCGGGCGCTCAGCGACATCGCGGCGGCGACCCTGGCCGGCGGGTTGGACGCGGCGGTGCGGGCGGTCGAGGCGACGCTGGACGGGCCGCTGCCGGTCCGGTTCCTCATCGTCGGCATGGGCAGCCTCGGCGGCGAGCAGCTGGGCTACGGCAGCGACGCCGACGTCCTGTTCGTGCACGACCCGCTGCCGGACACCGGCGAGCAGCCGGCAGCCGAGGCGGCCCTGGCCGTGGCGACCACCCTGCAGCGGCTGCTCGCGCTGCCGGCGCCGGACCCACCGCTCAGGGTAGACGCGGACCTTCGACCCGAGGGCCGGCAGGGGCCGCTGGTCCGTTCGCTGGCCTCATACGCCGCCTACTACGACCGCTGGTCGCTGGTCTGGGAGAGCCAGGCGTTGCTGCGGGCCGAACCGATCGCGGGGGACGAAGAGCTGGGCCGGCGCTTCCTCGCGCTGGTCGAGCCGGTGCGGCACCCGGCGGATGGGCTGTCCGAGGCCGACGTGCGGGAGGTCCGGCGGATCAAGGCGAGGGTGGAGTCCGAGCGGTTACCTCGTGGCGCCGACCCGGCCGGTCACCTGAAGCTCGGGCCGGGCGGCCTGGCCGACGTCGAATGGACCGTCCAGCTGCTGCAGCTGCGGCACGCCGGGCAGCTCCCCCAGCTGCGGACCCCGCGCACCCTGGAGGCGTTGGTCGCGGCGATCGGCGCCGGGCTGCTCGACGAGGCCGACGCGCAGACTCTCTCGGCGGCCTGGCGGCTGGCCAGCCGGATCCGCAACGCCCAGCTGCTCGTACGGGGTCGGTCGAGGGACACGCTGCCCGGTGACTCCCGCGAACTGGCCGCCGTGGCCCGGGTGGTCGGCTACGCTCCGGGTCACACCGGAGATCTCGTCGAGGACTACCGGCGCGCGGCGCGTCGGGCTCGCGGTGTTGTGGAGAGAGTCTTCTACGCGTGA